In Ferroplasma sp., a single window of DNA contains:
- a CDS encoding trehalose synthase, with protein MDNIEKILWGTSAITLLQIMTGFYLSQISDPINSPVLVFHVLTAILLLVTGVASFLVVKGILRLRNLASVNIFLIIITIITGSGFIIFKSSDLYGEFMPYIQMLLSIGIISNYAVMLGIKRTLNMIRQ; from the coding sequence TTGGACAATATTGAAAAAATCCTGTGGGGGACATCAGCAATAACGCTTCTACAGATAATGACAGGATTCTATTTATCCCAGATATCTGATCCTATCAATTCACCGGTTTTAGTTTTTCACGTATTAACAGCAATACTCCTCCTTGTTACTGGTGTGGCATCTTTTCTCGTAGTGAAAGGAATATTGCGGTTACGGAACCTTGCATCCGTCAATATTTTTCTTATCATAATAACCATAATAACAGGTTCCGGTTTCATTATATTCAAATCCAGCGATTTATATGGTGAATTTATGCCGTATATCCAAATGCTTCTGTCCATAGGCATAATCAGCAATTATGCTGTCATGCTGGGAATTAAAAGAACTTTAAACATGATTCGGCAATAA